In Saccharothrix syringae, the following are encoded in one genomic region:
- a CDS encoding UbiA family prenyltransferase, whose amino-acid sequence MTTARTAAPTTVGSRIATYLRLGKARIYHHVYGWVLAALLLVRDGPVSARQLLALALLLVMVLATQWSAAAADDIGGHRDGSDARNYAGRPPLTVVKKPLVTGALTEREAVRFAVWTWIVGVAAGIAAAVLVSAPPLAVAVLLVAQVVAVQYSLGLKLSYRPLGLEGTILFTIACTALAPYWIAAGRVEPEILLMSLLVGLWFLLVVSYGNASDRAGDAEVGRRTMAVTLPPTAFAAVLHLFCLASAGTLALLFTTTRFSPVLAFTAVPVVVLHVFQLYYGVYRRELRKARFMGLLTVDLGCLGLVAALLAA is encoded by the coding sequence ATGACCACCGCGCGGACGGCGGCACCGACCACGGTCGGGTCGCGGATCGCCACCTACCTCAGGCTCGGCAAGGCGCGGATCTACCACCACGTGTACGGCTGGGTGCTCGCGGCGCTGCTGCTGGTCCGGGACGGACCGGTGAGCGCCCGGCAGCTCCTCGCGCTGGCCCTGCTGCTGGTCATGGTGCTGGCCACGCAGTGGAGCGCGGCCGCCGCCGACGACATCGGCGGGCACCGCGACGGCAGCGACGCCCGCAACTACGCGGGCCGTCCGCCGCTGACCGTGGTGAAGAAACCGCTGGTCACCGGGGCGCTCACGGAACGCGAAGCGGTCCGGTTCGCGGTCTGGACGTGGATCGTGGGCGTGGCCGCCGGGATCGCCGCGGCCGTGCTGGTGTCCGCGCCACCGCTCGCGGTGGCCGTGCTCCTGGTCGCCCAGGTCGTGGCCGTGCAGTACTCGCTGGGCCTCAAGCTCAGCTACCGGCCGCTGGGCCTGGAGGGCACGATCCTGTTCACCATCGCCTGCACCGCGCTCGCGCCGTACTGGATCGCCGCCGGCCGGGTCGAACCGGAGATCCTGCTGATGAGCCTCCTGGTCGGGCTGTGGTTCCTGCTGGTGGTGTCCTACGGCAACGCCTCCGACCGCGCCGGCGACGCCGAGGTGGGCCGCCGGACCATGGCGGTCACGTTGCCGCCGACGGCGTTCGCGGCGGTGCTGCACCTGTTCTGCCTGGCCAGCGCCGGAACGTTGGCGCTGCTGTTCACCACCACCCGGTTCTCCCCGGTGCTTGCCTTCACAGCGGTGCCGGTGGTGGTCCTGCACGTGTTCCAACTCTATTACGGGGTGTACCGCAGGGAATTGCGCAAAGCGCGATTCATGGGGCTGCTCACGGTCGACCTGGGCTGCCTCGGACTAGTGGCCGCGCTGCTGGCCGCGTAA
- a CDS encoding class I adenylate-forming enzyme family protein: MIFEKLLELPGDARPWIVDHEPVAVAAPDGLLHPADLGRAAARVATHLASTGVGRGDRCVVWLDSPTDVIVAHVALMALDAVPVLASPTLSAQVVRAMITGVPGVVAIIGDEQRLTAGNGHFGDLVALDWRQVAEAAAGCAPHRRSRPTSPEAPYAVFHTSGTTGVPKLVEYAARGIEFHADVQARIHRLARLKGYCALALSPVHSRTVVAILVALKRNAPLMLLKGDSADEVERLLNRHRPVYFETHPNTYRAWQHLAPRGAFASVRFFAAGFDVIHPDTVDAMLRGSRRRLPMFVEVYGQSETGAIAIRTHARRPSWLPARRAGKPRNGHPVGPRFPFCGVRIIDEEGYDLPHGTPGRIVVRTPGGHSGYLNRPEIKYLQGGWWDTGDWGSLSRTGFLTLVDRRVDKITAAASGIAIEDALLERSPELLELVVLEVGGALQPIASIRPDNRFRAREWGELTRGIAALRRPIIIPDARFPRTATGKVKRVELRELLAEPGRLTFSDNETYYAAGS, encoded by the coding sequence ATGATCTTCGAGAAGTTGCTGGAGCTGCCCGGCGACGCCCGGCCGTGGATCGTGGACCACGAGCCGGTCGCGGTCGCCGCACCGGACGGCCTGCTCCACCCCGCCGACCTCGGCCGGGCCGCCGCCCGGGTGGCCACCCACCTCGCGTCCACCGGGGTCGGCAGGGGCGACCGGTGCGTGGTGTGGCTGGACTCGCCCACCGACGTGATCGTCGCCCACGTCGCCCTCATGGCGCTGGACGCGGTGCCGGTGCTGGCCAGTCCGACGCTGTCCGCGCAGGTGGTGCGGGCGATGATCACGGGCGTCCCCGGCGTGGTCGCGATCATCGGCGACGAGCAGCGGCTGACGGCGGGCAACGGCCACTTCGGCGACCTGGTCGCGCTGGACTGGCGGCAGGTCGCCGAGGCGGCGGCGGGCTGCGCACCGCACCGCCGGTCCCGGCCGACCTCGCCGGAAGCGCCCTACGCGGTGTTCCACACCTCCGGCACCACCGGCGTGCCCAAGCTCGTCGAGTACGCCGCGCGCGGCATCGAGTTCCACGCCGACGTGCAGGCCCGCATCCACCGACTGGCCCGGCTGAAGGGCTACTGCGCACTGGCGCTGTCCCCGGTGCACTCCCGCACGGTGGTGGCGATCCTGGTGGCGCTCAAGCGCAACGCGCCGCTGATGCTGCTCAAGGGCGACTCGGCGGACGAGGTGGAGCGGCTGCTGAACCGGCACCGCCCGGTGTACTTCGAGACCCACCCGAACACCTACCGGGCGTGGCAGCACCTCGCGCCGCGCGGCGCGTTCGCCTCGGTGCGGTTCTTCGCCGCGGGCTTCGACGTCATCCACCCGGACACGGTGGACGCGATGCTGCGCGGCTCCCGCCGCCGGCTGCCGATGTTCGTCGAGGTCTACGGGCAGAGCGAGACCGGCGCGATCGCGATCCGCACCCACGCGCGGCGGCCGTCCTGGCTGCCCGCGCGCCGAGCGGGCAAACCCCGCAACGGCCACCCGGTGGGGCCGAGGTTCCCGTTCTGCGGGGTGCGGATCATCGACGAGGAGGGCTACGACCTGCCGCACGGCACGCCGGGCCGGATCGTAGTGCGCACCCCCGGCGGGCACTCCGGCTACCTCAACCGCCCGGAGATCAAGTACCTCCAGGGCGGCTGGTGGGACACCGGCGACTGGGGCTCGCTGTCCCGCACCGGGTTCCTCACCCTGGTCGACCGCCGGGTGGACAAGATCACCGCGGCGGCCAGCGGCATCGCCATCGAGGACGCGTTGCTGGAGCGGTCGCCCGAGCTGCTGGAGCTGGTGGTCCTGGAGGTCGGCGGCGCGTTGCAGCCGATCGCGTCGATCCGGCCGGACAACAGGTTCCGGGCCCGCGAGTGGGGCGAGCTGACCCGGGGCATCGCCGCGCTGCGGCGGCCGATCATCATCCCCGACGCCCGCTTCCCGCGCACCGCCACCGGCAAGGTCAAGCGGGTCGAGCTGCGGGAACTGCTCGCCGAGCCCGGCCGCCTCACGTTCTCCGACAACGAGACCTACTACGCGGCCGGCAGCTAG
- a CDS encoding PEP-utilizing enzyme yields MTGLVRVTAGADARESFGGKVVGLAALLAAGLAVPDTWVLPVGAELDAADVADLAGRAPRWAVRSSASVEDDAGLSYAGLFRTELDVPADAVPDAVARVRASVADGRVAAYRDRVGAGAGGVAMAVALQPYRPPSRSGLWIGRRPGAGRLEWTDGSGERLVGGAVTPRWEEWAEDGRTADSGEVFAVGGDPVGAACLAAQHALGAAADLELAVVGNSLLWLQFRPVTAPLGPAAGESPVGRVVRGVAAAPGRAVAPALRAHDPFDDRWRPGLVLLTERTDPDWTPVLAEAAALVTAHGGMLCHTAIVARELGIPCVTGVGEDALEHLAGGYKVAVDGAIGAVSVITRESAGATGG; encoded by the coding sequence GTGACCGGGCTGGTCCGGGTGACCGCGGGCGCCGACGCCCGGGAGTCGTTCGGCGGCAAGGTGGTCGGGCTGGCCGCGCTGCTCGCGGCCGGGCTGGCGGTGCCCGACACGTGGGTGCTGCCGGTCGGCGCGGAGCTGGACGCGGCGGACGTCGCCGACCTGGCCGGGCGCGCGCCGCGCTGGGCGGTGCGCAGCTCGGCGAGCGTCGAGGACGACGCGGGCCTGTCCTACGCCGGGCTGTTCCGCACCGAGCTGGACGTGCCGGCCGACGCCGTTCCGGACGCGGTCGCCCGGGTCCGGGCGTCGGTGGCGGACGGACGGGTGGCGGCCTACCGCGACAGGGTCGGCGCGGGCGCGGGCGGCGTCGCGATGGCCGTGGCGCTCCAGCCGTACCGGCCGCCGTCCCGCAGCGGCCTGTGGATCGGGCGCCGACCCGGCGCGGGCCGGCTGGAGTGGACCGACGGCAGCGGCGAACGGCTCGTCGGCGGCGCGGTCACCCCGCGGTGGGAGGAGTGGGCGGAGGACGGCCGCACCGCCGATTCCGGCGAGGTGTTCGCGGTCGGCGGCGATCCGGTCGGTGCGGCCTGCCTGGCGGCGCAGCACGCGCTGGGCGCGGCCGCCGACCTGGAGCTGGCGGTCGTCGGGAACAGCCTGCTGTGGCTCCAGTTCCGGCCGGTGACCGCCCCCCTGGGTCCGGCTGCCGGCGAATCGCCGGTCGGGCGGGTGGTGCGGGGTGTGGCCGCCGCGCCGGGACGGGCGGTCGCCCCGGCGCTGCGCGCGCACGACCCGTTCGACGACCGGTGGCGACCCGGTTTGGTGCTGCTCACCGAGCGCACCGACCCGGATTGGACCCCGGTGCTGGCCGAGGCCGCCGCCCTGGTGACCGCGCACGGCGGAATGCTCTGCCACACCGCGATCGTGGCCCGGGAATTGGGCATTCCATGCGTCACGGGCGTCGGCGAAGACGCCTTGGAGCACCTGGCGGGCGGCTATAAAGTGGCGGTCGACGGTGCGATCGGTGCGGTATCCGTCATCACCCGGGAATCCGCCGGTGCAACCGGCGGGTGA
- a CDS encoding acyl carrier protein: MTVSDNTSATAADVLPALEEVYTRIKRISRELRPGDRIVADLGIDSLATVELLLSLEDRFGISLVEDPRAADVETVGDLVELITALRG, from the coding sequence GTGACAGTCTCGGACAACACCAGCGCCACGGCGGCGGACGTCCTGCCCGCCCTGGAAGAGGTCTACACCCGGATCAAGCGGATCAGCCGCGAGCTGCGGCCCGGCGACCGGATCGTGGCCGACCTCGGCATCGACTCCCTGGCCACCGTGGAACTCCTGCTGTCCCTGGAGGACAGGTTCGGGATCTCCCTGGTCGAGGACCCCAGGGCGGCGGACGTCGAGACGGTCGGCGACCTGGTCGAGCTGATCACCGCGCTGCGCGGCTGA
- a CDS encoding PEP-utilizing enzyme, with the protein MSARPRTVDTDPHPYFRVYSAGNFGEVAPQRLSPMSWSLVGDPMERGTRELARRLWGRRPWAEGAHYVFVGYFGCRPYHNLSAWCHLANSVPGLTPRDVTDAYFEGVDGPAENVALREGRVRQYGGAARFAREIRDTGHRLRLLEARVAELEWDARGALGTEHRHGLVRVLENAESVLREAWAAHVTTTSALVPMRALQKKVYRRLTAHGGEIADWLSKPRELVWDRLHTAASAGTGPGAFLDSSFYEVADHLVPWRDYAVRHKRTATPDGTAAVAVLDPAEAVAGMLPAWRGRVVRSLAVAVGETMADREQTKSLAMRALHVFRTLLPELAPVFGVAEIWPYLTIREFLDLATRASGALARAADRVEACRTALATPMPEHLDLGGHDGGVRPWASGSVVRPRGVSPGIGVGVVASPDDDLPDEPVILVCSSADADIAPLLPFAEGVLSERGSELSHIAILAREANIPCVVGFPGAASLPPGTVVSINGSTGEVKVQ; encoded by the coding sequence ATGAGCGCGCGCCCGAGGACCGTGGACACCGACCCGCACCCGTACTTCCGGGTCTACTCGGCGGGCAACTTCGGTGAGGTCGCGCCGCAGCGGCTGTCGCCGATGTCGTGGTCGCTGGTCGGCGACCCGATGGAACGCGGCACCCGTGAGCTGGCCCGCAGGCTGTGGGGCCGCCGCCCGTGGGCGGAAGGCGCGCACTACGTGTTCGTCGGCTACTTCGGCTGCCGGCCCTACCACAACCTGTCCGCCTGGTGTCACCTCGCGAACAGCGTGCCGGGCCTGACTCCCCGGGACGTCACGGACGCCTACTTCGAGGGCGTCGACGGGCCGGCGGAGAACGTCGCCCTGCGGGAGGGCCGGGTCCGCCAGTACGGCGGCGCGGCCCGGTTCGCCCGCGAGATCCGCGACACCGGGCACCGGCTGCGGCTGCTGGAGGCCCGGGTCGCCGAACTGGAATGGGACGCGCGCGGGGCGCTGGGCACCGAGCACCGGCACGGGCTGGTTCGCGTGCTGGAGAACGCCGAATCCGTGCTGCGGGAGGCGTGGGCGGCGCACGTGACCACCACGTCCGCGCTGGTGCCGATGCGGGCGTTGCAGAAGAAGGTCTACCGGCGGTTGACCGCGCACGGCGGGGAGATCGCCGACTGGCTGTCCAAGCCCCGCGAACTGGTGTGGGACCGGCTGCACACCGCCGCGTCGGCGGGCACCGGGCCCGGTGCCTTCCTCGACTCGTCGTTCTACGAGGTGGCCGACCACCTCGTGCCGTGGCGGGACTACGCGGTGCGGCACAAGAGGACCGCCACCCCGGACGGCACCGCGGCGGTCGCCGTGCTGGACCCGGCGGAGGCCGTGGCCGGGATGCTGCCCGCGTGGCGCGGCCGGGTCGTGCGGTCGCTGGCCGTCGCGGTCGGCGAGACCATGGCCGACCGCGAGCAGACCAAGTCGCTGGCCATGCGCGCGCTGCACGTGTTCCGCACGCTGCTGCCCGAACTCGCGCCCGTGTTCGGCGTGGCGGAGATCTGGCCCTATCTGACGATCCGGGAATTCCTCGACCTGGCGACCCGGGCGTCCGGTGCGCTCGCGCGGGCGGCCGACCGGGTCGAGGCGTGCCGGACGGCGCTGGCCACCCCCATGCCCGAGCACTTGGACCTCGGCGGCCACGACGGCGGGGTCCGGCCCTGGGCGTCCGGCTCGGTGGTCCGCCCGCGCGGGGTCTCGCCCGGCATCGGCGTCGGTGTGGTCGCCTCGCCCGACGACGACCTGCCCGACGAGCCGGTGATCCTGGTGTGCTCCTCGGCCGACGCCGACATCGCGCCGCTGCTCCCGTTCGCGGAGGGCGTGCTCAGCGAGCGCGGCAGCGAGCTGTCGCACATCGCGATCCTGGCCCGCGAGGCCAACATCCCCTGTGTCGTGGGTTTCCCGGGAGCGGCGTCGCTCCCGCCCGGCACGGTCGTGTCCATCAACGGCAGCACCGGAGAGGTGAAGGTCCAGTGA
- a CDS encoding NAD-dependent epimerase/dehydratase family protein gives MSVLVLGGSGYLGTAVATACRDAGDEVLVLSRRGTASVGEGLRGDVRAPGLGLSRDDLARVKARVTHVVLAFGSVSWRGGPGETLETHDAATRSVLGFLRGLPALEQAVHVSSLLVMGRAEGRVSNRELYVGQTFRNWYEYGKYCAERHVRDATDLPVGVVRFGPVLGPDPRGGVPDTRTGLQAAIPHVLAGYPVHLVRRGEFPSWASDVMSAGEVVRRALTAPIGRATWTWFDPAMPSTADVLTEVCRPWGVVPRIVEARLFDRLSRLVGARLGLAPELLDYAEPWLDLDPAVLDDIPRPWPRPEPDYLGAMGRALLGRAPAEAAR, from the coding sequence ATGAGCGTGCTCGTCCTGGGCGGGTCGGGTTACCTCGGCACCGCCGTCGCCACCGCGTGCCGCGACGCGGGCGACGAGGTTCTGGTGCTGTCCCGGCGCGGCACCGCGTCGGTCGGCGAAGGGCTGCGCGGCGACGTGCGCGCACCCGGCCTCGGCCTGTCCCGCGACGACCTGGCCCGGGTGAAGGCGCGGGTCACGCACGTGGTGCTCGCCTTCGGTTCGGTGTCGTGGCGCGGCGGGCCGGGCGAGACGCTGGAGACCCACGACGCGGCCACCCGGTCGGTGCTGGGGTTCCTGCGCGGGCTCCCGGCGCTGGAACAGGCCGTGCACGTGTCCTCCCTGCTGGTCATGGGCCGCGCCGAGGGGCGCGTGTCCAATCGGGAGCTCTACGTCGGCCAGACGTTCCGCAACTGGTACGAGTACGGCAAGTACTGCGCCGAGCGGCACGTCCGGGACGCGACCGACCTGCCGGTGGGCGTGGTCCGGTTCGGCCCGGTGCTCGGGCCCGACCCGCGCGGCGGCGTGCCCGACACCCGCACCGGGCTCCAGGCCGCCATCCCGCACGTGCTCGCGGGCTATCCGGTGCACCTGGTCAGGCGGGGCGAGTTCCCCAGCTGGGCCAGCGATGTCATGTCGGCGGGCGAGGTCGTGCGCAGGGCGCTGACCGCGCCGATCGGCCGGGCCACCTGGACCTGGTTCGACCCCGCGATGCCCAGCACCGCCGACGTGCTCACCGAGGTGTGCCGGCCGTGGGGCGTGGTGCCCAGGATCGTCGAGGCGCGCCTGTTCGACCGGCTCAGCCGGCTGGTGGGCGCGCGGCTGGGGTTGGCCCCGGAACTGCTCGACTACGCCGAGCCGTGGCTGGACCTCGACCCGGCGGTGCTCGACGACATCCCCCGGCCGTGGCCGCGACCCGAACCGGACTACCTGGGTGCGATGGGCCGCGCGCTGCTCGGCCGCGCACCCGCGGAGGCGGCACGATGA
- a CDS encoding SDR family oxidoreductase, which yields MKLLLTGVAGQLGSAVVDLAPERGLDLAPVVRAHRPGRLPVDRVFPQLAGGIVTGDVRQPSWGLAEAALDELAATVDVVLNLAGDTDWAASARDLYATNVLGARHGLDVARELQRRSGRRLLYCHVSSFVVAGGALGSIAEVPLPPDRHRTQYEESKWVAERELAAAHRPGDPDVLIARVGALLGDSRTGRTAKRNSLYVLSDRWRDLPGRVLPAMPGARVDILPRDVAARGLLDALDGMVRAGPRAEPVIVHVTAGERAPTLRNLLETARSIAPGAFGEWVRLVPASAERILWLSGNAQRFLPLSKGWRNRVIGLRYIGLDRIWERGRLADLVAGPLPAADPEVLARLTFDLPAPRPPVAPGDPNLARFRP from the coding sequence ATGAAGCTGCTGCTGACCGGGGTCGCGGGCCAACTGGGCTCCGCCGTCGTGGACCTCGCGCCCGAACGGGGGCTCGACCTCGCGCCCGTGGTGCGCGCGCACCGGCCGGGCCGGCTGCCGGTGGACCGGGTGTTCCCGCAGCTGGCGGGCGGGATCGTCACCGGCGACGTGCGGCAGCCGTCCTGGGGGCTGGCCGAGGCCGCGCTGGACGAACTGGCCGCCACCGTCGACGTGGTGCTCAACCTCGCCGGCGACACCGACTGGGCGGCCTCCGCCCGCGACCTGTACGCCACCAACGTGCTGGGCGCGCGGCACGGCCTGGACGTGGCGCGGGAACTCCAGCGCCGCTCCGGGCGCCGCCTGCTGTACTGCCACGTCTCGTCGTTCGTGGTCGCCGGCGGCGCGCTCGGCTCGATCGCGGAGGTGCCCCTGCCGCCGGACCGGCACCGCACCCAGTACGAGGAGAGCAAATGGGTGGCCGAGCGGGAGCTGGCGGCCGCGCACCGGCCGGGCGACCCCGACGTGCTGATCGCCCGCGTCGGCGCGCTGCTGGGCGACTCGCGCACCGGCCGCACCGCCAAGCGGAACTCGCTGTACGTGCTGTCCGACCGGTGGCGCGACCTGCCGGGTCGGGTGCTGCCCGCGATGCCCGGCGCGCGGGTCGACATCCTGCCCCGCGACGTCGCCGCCCGCGGCCTGCTCGACGCCCTGGACGGCATGGTGCGCGCCGGACCCCGGGCCGAGCCGGTGATCGTGCACGTGACGGCGGGGGAGCGGGCCCCGACCTTGCGCAACCTGCTGGAGACCGCCCGGTCCATCGCGCCCGGGGCGTTCGGCGAGTGGGTGCGGCTGGTGCCCGCGAGCGCGGAGCGGATCCTGTGGCTCTCCGGCAACGCGCAACGGTTCCTGCCGCTGTCCAAGGGCTGGCGCAACCGGGTCATCGGGCTGCGGTACATCGGCCTGGACCGGATCTGGGAACGCGGTCGGCTGGCCGACCTGGTGGCCGGCCCGCTGCCCGCCGCGGACCCCGAGGTGCTGGCCAGGCTGACGTTCGACCTGCCCGCACCGCGTCCACCCGTCGCCCCCGGCGACCCGAACCTGGCGAGGTTCCGGCCATGA
- a CDS encoding acyl-CoA dehydrogenase family protein: MAEHSVAPPGGLFANGPFGEPVEQYRKRVAALLREAFDPEVAREAERTGLFPRERLVPLAGAGLFRERWEQRPYGDPGMGVIIAEESGRLAQAGLSVGLSLHCETVSSILVRYGDTPLLRDYLNGMLAGRLVGCLGASEPTGGSDLNGVRTVARRTGTGWHVAGEKKYLSLGAVCDFALVLARLDEGTGAVAGRLGLFAVPAGGLTPRKRHTKAGTSALDTTWMAIDAEVPDQALVGRTGLGLVAAVWGLNHERLSIAAQTVGGAATAIGLATAHLHTREQFGVPLIEHQALRLRLAELASRLTVLRYAVYAAAQGVPVAGACDTRDLAAVKVTAARFAEEVMSECMHLFGGAGYLEDETPLSRMWRDSRLARLGGGSDEMMWELVAKGLVPDHVGYAESVDLG, translated from the coding sequence ATGGCAGAGCACAGCGTCGCCCCGCCCGGCGGCCTGTTCGCGAACGGGCCGTTCGGCGAGCCCGTCGAGCAGTACCGCAAGCGGGTCGCGGCCCTGCTGCGGGAGGCGTTCGACCCGGAGGTCGCGCGGGAGGCCGAGCGGACCGGCCTGTTCCCGCGCGAGCGGCTGGTGCCGCTGGCCGGGGCCGGGCTGTTCCGGGAGCGCTGGGAGCAGCGGCCCTACGGCGACCCGGGCATGGGCGTGATCATCGCCGAGGAGAGCGGACGGCTGGCGCAGGCCGGGCTGTCGGTGGGGCTGAGCCTGCACTGCGAGACGGTCTCGTCGATCCTGGTCCGCTACGGGGACACCCCGCTGTTGCGCGACTACCTGAACGGGATGCTGGCGGGCAGGCTGGTCGGCTGCCTCGGCGCGTCCGAGCCGACCGGCGGGTCCGACCTCAACGGCGTGCGCACGGTGGCCCGCCGCACCGGCACCGGCTGGCACGTGGCGGGGGAGAAGAAGTACCTCTCGCTGGGCGCGGTGTGCGACTTCGCGCTGGTGCTGGCCCGACTGGACGAGGGCACCGGCGCGGTGGCGGGCAGGCTCGGCCTGTTCGCGGTGCCCGCCGGCGGGCTCACCCCGCGCAAGCGGCACACCAAGGCGGGCACGTCCGCGCTGGACACCACCTGGATGGCGATCGACGCCGAGGTGCCGGACCAGGCGCTGGTCGGCCGCACCGGGCTCGGCCTCGTCGCCGCCGTGTGGGGGCTCAACCACGAGCGGCTGTCCATCGCCGCGCAGACCGTGGGCGGGGCGGCGACCGCGATCGGCCTGGCCACCGCGCACCTGCACACCCGTGAGCAGTTCGGCGTGCCGCTGATCGAGCACCAGGCGTTGCGGCTGCGGCTGGCCGAACTGGCGTCCAGGCTGACCGTGCTGCGGTACGCCGTGTACGCGGCGGCACAAGGGGTTCCGGTCGCCGGCGCGTGCGACACGCGGGACTTGGCCGCGGTGAAGGTGACCGCCGCGCGGTTCGCCGAGGAGGTCATGAGCGAGTGCATGCACCTGTTCGGCGGCGCGGGTTACCTGGAGGACGAGACCCCGCTGTCGCGGATGTGGCGCGACTCCCGGCTGGCCCGCCTCGGCGGCGGCAGCGACGAGATGATGTGGGAGCTGGTCGCCAAGGGTCTGGTGCCCGACCACGTCGGCTACGCGGAGAGCGTGGACCTCGGATGA
- a CDS encoding AMP-binding protein has protein sequence MSWQVARDHRQLVGWLADPTAERGVRFRGDDGTWRRWTYAELAADAVRAGHALADAGVRAGDVVPMAVPAGPDFVTHFFGVLALGATPSVLPLPWALRGTEAYLRQVRAITGVIRPAHAVVAAQYRDLLADGLAGARLLEPSYLDGGDLPFTRGEAAVLQFTSGSRGDPRGLRISVANMAANLRMIQRWMRLDRYGAVCWLPLYHDMGLVGGLLSAVTAQLEHALMQPAHFLRDPAGWLAEYGRTPYHAMVMPNFGFRQVLEKVRPEDLVGVDLSHLRTVISGAERIDPDVLSRFAALLEPTGFDVRALMPAYGLAEGTLAVSGDAADRVPRLVHTKSLDRRLGEPVEILEVVELGVEPVAEPWQWQVSCGLPLAGLTVHVLDEDGVRQPEGVLGEIYVEGPSVADGYLDPTAEDAARLGGGRLHTRDAGFLLDGELYVVGRLGDSVKVNGQSVFVEDVEQELRAATSIPDRHLAVVAGIEAGTPTVLLVTEKDPGDDLDALLAVLQRSGGPGARILVRHVARGTIPLTSSGKPRRRALWLAYLAGELPPAGGPTS, from the coding sequence ATGTCGTGGCAGGTCGCTCGGGACCACCGCCAGCTGGTCGGCTGGCTTGCCGACCCGACCGCGGAACGGGGCGTGCGCTTCCGCGGGGACGACGGCACGTGGCGGCGGTGGACCTACGCCGAGCTCGCCGCCGACGCCGTGCGCGCCGGGCACGCCCTGGCCGACGCCGGCGTGCGCGCCGGGGACGTCGTGCCGATGGCGGTGCCCGCCGGCCCGGACTTCGTCACGCACTTCTTCGGCGTGCTGGCGCTGGGCGCGACGCCGTCGGTGCTCCCGCTGCCGTGGGCGCTGCGCGGTACCGAGGCGTACCTGCGGCAGGTGCGGGCCATCACCGGCGTGATCCGACCCGCGCACGCCGTGGTCGCCGCGCAATACCGGGACCTGCTCGCGGACGGCCTGGCCGGTGCCCGGCTGCTCGAACCGTCCTACCTGGACGGTGGCGATCTGCCGTTCACCCGCGGGGAGGCCGCCGTCCTGCAATTCACCTCGGGCTCCCGGGGCGACCCGCGCGGCCTGCGGATCAGCGTGGCGAACATGGCCGCGAACCTGCGGATGATCCAGCGCTGGATGCGGCTGGACCGCTACGGCGCGGTCTGCTGGCTGCCGCTCTACCACGACATGGGTCTGGTCGGCGGCCTGCTCTCGGCGGTGACCGCGCAGCTGGAGCACGCGCTGATGCAGCCGGCGCACTTCCTGCGCGACCCGGCGGGCTGGCTCGCCGAGTACGGCCGCACCCCCTACCACGCCATGGTCATGCCGAACTTCGGCTTTCGGCAGGTGCTGGAGAAGGTCCGCCCCGAGGACCTGGTCGGCGTGGACCTGTCCCACCTCAGGACGGTGATCAGCGGCGCGGAGCGGATCGACCCGGACGTGCTGTCCCGGTTCGCCGCGCTGCTGGAGCCCACCGGGTTCGACGTGCGCGCCCTGATGCCCGCCTACGGACTGGCCGAGGGCACGCTGGCGGTGTCCGGCGACGCGGCGGACCGCGTGCCGCGCCTGGTGCACACCAAGTCCCTGGACCGCAGGCTCGGCGAGCCCGTGGAGATCCTGGAAGTGGTCGAGCTCGGCGTGGAACCGGTCGCCGAGCCGTGGCAGTGGCAGGTCAGCTGCGGGCTTCCGCTGGCCGGCCTGACCGTGCACGTGCTGGACGAGGACGGGGTGCGCCAGCCCGAGGGCGTGCTGGGCGAGATCTACGTCGAGGGCCCGTCGGTGGCCGACGGCTACCTCGACCCGACCGCCGAGGACGCCGCCCGGCTCGGCGGCGGCCGGCTGCACACCCGCGACGCCGGGTTCCTGCTCGACGGCGAGCTCTACGTGGTGGGCCGGCTCGGCGACAGCGTGAAGGTCAACGGCCAGAGCGTGTTCGTCGAGGACGTCGAGCAGGAGCTGCGCGCCGCCACGAGCATCCCGGACCGGCACCTGGCGGTCGTCGCCGGCATCGAGGCGGGCACGCCGACCGTGCTGCTGGTCACCGAGAAGGACCCCGGCGACGACCTCGACGCGCTGCTCGCGGTGCTCCAGCGGTCCGGGGGGCCCGGTGCCCGCATCCTGGTGCGGCACGTCGCGCGCGGCACGATCCCGCTGACCTCCAGCGGCAAACCACGCCGACGTGCGCTCTGGTTGGCCTACCTGGCGGGCGAACTGCCGCCGGCCGGCGGGCCCACGTCGTGA